One Gelria sp. Kuro-4 DNA segment encodes these proteins:
- a CDS encoding CoA pyrophosphatase has translation MITLSERLSHDDLAARFRGRRRQLLDAGLYTRSAVLLPLLKDSEGAWQVLFEVRAARLSRQPGEICFPGGRVEEGDADEKETACRETAEELGLTRQAITVWGELDYIITPFNLFLYPFVGEIRPAGEFRPNPAEVAEVFTLPLIKLRALTPATHFVSVEAVPPADFPFAKIPHGRAYPWRTGLLPEVFYEVEGRVIWGLTARVLKNFLDLAGGRPAGRG, from the coding sequence GTGATAACCCTGTCGGAACGGCTGAGCCATGACGACCTCGCGGCACGCTTCCGGGGCCGGCGCCGGCAGCTGCTGGATGCCGGGCTGTACACGCGCTCGGCGGTGCTGCTGCCGCTCCTTAAAGATAGCGAGGGCGCCTGGCAGGTGCTCTTTGAAGTGCGGGCGGCGCGCCTGTCCCGCCAGCCGGGCGAAATCTGCTTTCCCGGCGGCCGGGTGGAGGAAGGCGATGCCGACGAAAAAGAAACCGCCTGCCGGGAAACGGCCGAGGAGCTGGGCCTTACCCGGCAGGCAATTACCGTGTGGGGCGAACTGGATTACATAATTACGCCGTTCAACCTTTTCCTTTATCCTTTTGTGGGGGAAATCCGTCCTGCCGGCGAGTTCCGGCCCAATCCCGCCGAGGTGGCGGAGGTATTCACCCTGCCGCTGATCAAGCTGCGCGCCCTTACGCCCGCGACCCACTTCGTCTCCGTAGAGGCCGTGCCGCCGGCCGATTTCCCCTTCGCCAAGATCCCCCACGGCCGCGCCTATCCCTGGCGCACCGGCCTCCTGCCCGAGGTCTTTTACGAGGTCGAGGGCCGCGTTATCTGGGGCCTCACCGCGCGGGTCCTGAAGAACTTTCTTGATCTCGCAGGAGGAAGACCTGCCGGACGTGGTTAA
- a CDS encoding cell division FtsA domain-containing protein has protein sequence MPAQTPADKEVFALDIGTRTIVGLILAQTPKGLHIRAAEVFEHTSRAMYDGQVHDVAAVAEGVRKVKTALERRLKHPLTRAAVAAAGRALKTARGEAQREKSASQEVTPADVRALELEALRAAQESLARNEGQAAAAGYFCVGYSVTQYILEGAPISELTGQFGREIGLSLIATFLPRVVVDSLFAVLRRAGLEAASLTLEPIAAAEVSIPPGMRQLNLALVDIGAGTSDIALVRRGNIYAYAMVPVAGDEITDALCQRFLLDFTAGEAVKRQLSTADTVTFTDILGQKQEPAAGTVVRELAPAIDNLAGQIAAEILSLNGRAPDAVLLVGGGSLTPTLPAALARALELPENRVGLRGRETIAAVSGQAKKLSGPQAVTPIGIAVTALKGSPLHFLKASVNGQPVYLWNLAGQTVAQALLAAGTTWNRLFGRPGLALTVEVNGELTVIPGGQGEPATIRVDGEPADLDTPLTEGARVEFAPGADGRNAQATAGDLAGAARFYRLNGTDTPFPPRLTVNGLPADPATPVPDRARVGILWQRPARELLLLAGVPAEQLVEEDFPFLLGGRRCTLPFSPCRLSINGRAAGLKDLVRPGDALDYTLAEAAPSVGMALAGRIAPVPPVTVSVNGQRVNLPGSGTTILVNGRPARLQDPLPRGAAISLVPGRSTAILSDLFALVDVKKNAQPGARLVMTVNGEPADFTTPLKDGDKVELSWA, from the coding sequence ATGCCCGCACAAACGCCGGCTGATAAGGAAGTCTTTGCCCTGGACATCGGCACCCGCACCATTGTGGGACTTATTCTCGCACAAACCCCGAAGGGGCTTCACATCCGCGCGGCGGAAGTGTTCGAGCACACCAGCCGCGCCATGTACGACGGCCAGGTACACGACGTAGCCGCAGTGGCAGAGGGAGTGCGCAAGGTGAAAACGGCCCTGGAACGGCGCCTTAAGCACCCGCTTACCCGGGCCGCCGTGGCCGCCGCCGGCCGGGCCCTCAAGACAGCGCGCGGGGAGGCACAGCGGGAAAAGAGCGCCTCCCAGGAGGTGACGCCGGCCGATGTGCGCGCCCTGGAGCTGGAGGCGCTCCGGGCAGCGCAGGAGTCCCTGGCCCGCAACGAAGGGCAGGCGGCTGCCGCCGGTTATTTCTGCGTGGGTTACAGCGTCACCCAGTACATACTAGAAGGCGCCCCCATCAGCGAGCTCACGGGGCAGTTCGGTCGTGAGATCGGCCTCAGCCTCATCGCCACCTTCCTCCCCCGGGTGGTGGTCGACAGCCTGTTCGCCGTCCTGCGCCGGGCCGGTCTGGAGGCAGCCAGCCTCACCCTGGAGCCGATCGCCGCCGCCGAGGTGAGCATCCCCCCCGGCATGCGCCAGCTCAACCTGGCCCTGGTCGACATTGGCGCCGGCACCTCGGACATCGCCCTGGTGCGGCGCGGCAACATCTACGCCTACGCCATGGTGCCGGTGGCCGGGGACGAAATCACCGATGCCCTCTGCCAGCGTTTTCTTCTCGATTTCACCGCCGGGGAAGCAGTAAAACGGCAGCTCAGCACCGCCGACACGGTTACCTTTACCGATATCCTCGGCCAGAAACAGGAGCCGGCGGCGGGCACCGTGGTGCGCGAGCTGGCCCCGGCCATCGACAACCTGGCCGGCCAGATAGCTGCAGAAATCCTCTCCCTTAACGGCCGCGCGCCTGACGCCGTCCTCCTGGTGGGCGGCGGCAGCCTTACCCCTACCCTGCCCGCGGCCCTGGCCCGAGCGCTGGAGCTGCCGGAAAACCGGGTGGGCCTCCGGGGCCGCGAGACCATTGCCGCCGTGAGCGGGCAGGCAAAGAAGCTCAGTGGGCCGCAGGCGGTGACACCCATCGGCATCGCCGTCACCGCCCTGAAGGGCAGCCCGCTCCACTTCCTTAAGGCCAGCGTAAACGGCCAGCCGGTCTACCTCTGGAACCTGGCCGGCCAAACGGTGGCCCAGGCACTGCTGGCGGCCGGCACCACCTGGAACCGCCTCTTCGGGCGCCCGGGCCTCGCCCTCACGGTGGAGGTTAATGGGGAGCTCACCGTGATTCCGGGTGGGCAGGGCGAGCCGGCCACCATTCGTGTCGATGGGGAGCCGGCCGACCTGGATACGCCGCTTACGGAAGGTGCCCGGGTGGAATTCGCGCCGGGTGCCGACGGCCGGAATGCACAGGCCACGGCCGGGGACCTGGCCGGAGCCGCGCGCTTTTACCGGCTCAACGGGACGGACACGCCTTTTCCGCCGCGCCTAACGGTAAACGGGCTCCCGGCCGATCCGGCGACACCGGTTCCCGACCGCGCCCGGGTGGGCATACTATGGCAGCGGCCGGCCCGTGAACTCCTCCTTTTGGCAGGGGTGCCGGCCGAACAGCTGGTAGAAGAGGATTTCCCCTTCCTGCTCGGCGGCCGGCGCTGTACTTTACCCTTTTCCCCGTGCCGCCTGAGCATCAACGGGCGGGCAGCCGGGTTGAAAGACCTGGTGCGCCCGGGTGACGCTCTGGATTACACCCTGGCGGAGGCAGCTCCCAGCGTGGGCATGGCCCTGGCGGGGCGCATCGCGCCGGTGCCGCCTGTTACGGTAAGCGTCAACGGCCAGCGGGTGAACCTGCCCGGGAGCGGCACCACCATCCTGGTGAACGGCCGCCCGGCACGGCTCCAAGACCCCTTGCCGCGCGGGGCGGCCATCAGCCTGGTACCCGGCCGCAGCACAGCCATCTTGAGCGACCTCTTCGCCCTGGTGGACGTGAAAAAGAACGCCCAGCCCGGTGCCCGCCTCGTCATGACCGTAAACGGCGAGCCGGCCGACTTCACCACGCCGCTCAAGGACGGGGACAAGGTGGAACTCAGTTGGGCCTAA
- a CDS encoding AbrB family transcriptional regulator, whose amino-acid sequence MGEGLWLAVRDSAGLYFLGWVGWRVFERLQVPAASLLGAIAAVGVAQVLGLRLEHVPWALKLVLQIILGTFIGLRFKKDTPASLRRLAGPAFLVSGWMLASCFLVGLVFLKLTEVTPVTAVLGAAPGGVAEMSMLALSLDADALVVAVLQIMRLLGILMVIPFLAARRATGQLPDGEAEPAAVGPAWGCPALATLLTGAVGGGIGQYLNWPAAGLLGALLAVGLTSSFYRELSPLPQDLRVWAQVGIGGLVGLSFTPEALAQTWGMAGPVLTSTAALIGSGLVLAAVLRRLTGWDSLTCLLAAAPGGVTQFFILACELGADPLKVSLLQLARLLSILGILPLLLRLPLW is encoded by the coding sequence ATGGGGGAGGGGCTCTGGCTGGCGGTGCGCGACAGCGCCGGCCTGTACTTCCTGGGCTGGGTAGGTTGGCGCGTGTTCGAGCGTCTGCAGGTGCCGGCGGCGAGTCTCCTGGGCGCCATTGCCGCTGTAGGCGTAGCTCAGGTGCTGGGCCTGCGGCTGGAACACGTGCCGTGGGCTTTGAAACTGGTGCTGCAGATCATCCTCGGTACCTTCATCGGCCTGCGGTTTAAAAAGGACACGCCGGCCAGCCTGCGGCGGCTGGCCGGGCCGGCGTTCCTCGTCTCCGGCTGGATGCTGGCGAGCTGCTTTCTGGTGGGCCTGGTGTTTCTTAAGCTCACGGAGGTCACCCCCGTGACGGCCGTTCTGGGGGCGGCACCCGGGGGAGTGGCGGAGATGAGCATGCTGGCCCTCAGCCTGGATGCCGACGCCCTGGTGGTGGCGGTGCTGCAAATCATGCGCCTTTTGGGCATTCTGATGGTGATTCCCTTCCTGGCGGCGCGCCGGGCCACAGGCCAGCTGCCGGACGGGGAGGCGGAGCCGGCGGCGGTGGGCCCGGCCTGGGGGTGCCCCGCCCTCGCCACGCTCCTTACGGGGGCAGTGGGCGGCGGCATCGGGCAGTACCTCAACTGGCCGGCCGCCGGGCTTTTGGGAGCGCTCCTCGCCGTGGGGCTTACCTCGAGCTTCTACCGTGAGCTCAGCCCCCTCCCGCAGGACCTGCGCGTGTGGGCCCAGGTGGGCATCGGCGGCCTGGTAGGGCTGAGCTTTACTCCCGAAGCGCTGGCGCAGACGTGGGGTATGGCCGGCCCTGTTCTCACCAGCACCGCCGCGTTGATCGGTTCGGGGCTGGTCCTGGCCGCCGTGCTGCGGCGCCTCACCGGCTGGGATTCTCTTACCTGCCTTTTGGCTGCGGCCCCGGGCGGCGTCACACAGTTTTTCATCCTGGCCTGTGAACTGGGCGCCGACCCGCTTAAGGTGAGCCTGCTCCAGCTGGCGCGGCTGCTGAGTATCCTCGGGATTCTGCCGCTCCTTCTGCGCCTGCCGCTCTGGTAG
- a CDS encoding YafY family protein — MPAGQALNIERHSLFRLHKIDQLIRQKRYPNVPALSRCLEVSTRTIERDLEFLRDRLGAPLKYDFKRRGYFYTNDSFSMPRLKLTEGEVVALYLGQKLLCQYKGTPYEAAIARAFAKIQTLLPDGVEVDLAEVDEFLSFDVEPLRGEEEALAACFQQLVQAIQGRETMDIIYYTASRNAQSRRLVDPYHLRCHQGAWYLIAYCHTRKEVRIFALDRIRSLRPTGHKFQPPADFSLKEYLGHSLGIERGGELRKVMISFDAVQARWIRERQWHPSQELTVLADGSLLFKVTVSGLEEVKRWVLGFGSHAEVLAPEELRRAVAREVALLAQKYAGCAASPPAPDTFSGRPE; from the coding sequence ATGCCGGCAGGTCAGGCCCTGAACATCGAGCGGCACAGCCTCTTCCGCTTACACAAAATTGACCAGTTGATCCGGCAGAAACGTTATCCGAACGTTCCGGCACTGAGCAGGTGCTTGGAGGTGAGCACCCGCACCATTGAACGCGACCTGGAGTTCCTGCGCGATCGCTTGGGCGCCCCCCTTAAGTACGATTTCAAGCGGCGGGGCTACTTTTACACCAACGACAGTTTCAGCATGCCGCGCCTGAAGCTCACGGAAGGTGAGGTGGTGGCCCTCTACCTGGGGCAGAAGCTCCTGTGCCAGTACAAGGGCACGCCGTATGAGGCGGCCATTGCCCGGGCCTTCGCCAAGATCCAGACCCTCCTCCCGGACGGCGTCGAGGTGGACCTCGCCGAGGTGGACGAGTTCCTCTCCTTTGACGTGGAGCCGCTGCGCGGGGAAGAGGAGGCCTTGGCAGCGTGCTTTCAACAGCTGGTGCAGGCCATCCAGGGGCGTGAGACCATGGACATAATCTACTACACAGCCAGCCGGAACGCCCAGAGCCGGCGGCTGGTGGATCCTTATCATCTGCGCTGCCACCAGGGCGCCTGGTACCTGATCGCCTACTGCCATACCCGGAAAGAGGTGCGCATCTTCGCCTTGGACCGGATCAGGTCCCTGCGACCCACGGGCCATAAGTTTCAGCCGCCCGCGGACTTTTCCCTGAAGGAGTACCTGGGTCACAGCCTGGGCATCGAACGCGGGGGCGAGCTCCGAAAAGTGATGATCAGTTTTGATGCCGTGCAGGCGCGCTGGATCCGAGAACGGCAGTGGCACCCCAGCCAGGAGCTCACCGTCCTTGCGGACGGGTCCCTGCTCTTTAAAGTCACGGTGAGCGGCCTGGAGGAGGTAAAACGCTGGGTGCTGGGGTTTGGCTCCCACGCCGAGGTGCTGGCTCCGGAGGAGCTGCGCCGGGCGGTGGCCCGCGAAGTGGCCCTCCTGGCGCAAAAATACGCCGGCTGCGCTGCATCGCCTCCGGCTCCCGACACGTTTTCAGGCCGGCCGGAATAG